ACCTGGCGGGCAGAACTGCCTTGAACAAACAGCACCACTTCGCCCGTTCCCGCTCCCATCGTGTCCACCGCGACGATTGTATTTGCCCCATCCCTGAACTTGGCGGGGTCTGCCGGGTCCACCAATAGCGGACGGAGCATCACCAGGCGCCTGCCCTGAAGGCTGGACTCCTTCTTGGTAGCAACCACCTGGCCTATGACTTTGGCTACAAACATGTTTTGTGCGGATTCGTTGCCGAATCGCGTTCGGGGTTATTTCGCAGCGGGCTTGCGCGCAGCACTGGCTTTGGGCAACACCGTAGCGATGCCATCACTGGGACGCGCAATCACATGTGCACTGAGCACCTCACCGATTGCCTGCGCGGCTTCCACTCCCGCATCTATCGCAGCCTTGACCGCAGCGACGTTGCCAGAAACGGTGACACTGACCATCGCGCTTCCCACGTTTTTCATGGGGCCGACTACTTCAACGTCAGCAGCCTTGAGCATCGCATCAGTGCCAATGATCAGCGCTGACATACCTTTGGTTTCGAGAAGTCCAATTGCTTGTTGCATGTTTTTCCTTGGTTTGGTTTTTGAAAGGGATTCTGCCATCCGGGGATCCTCATCAGGCAGGTTTAGGTGGGTTGGAACCCAAAAATCTTGCAGTTTCGCGCGCCACTACGAGTTCCTCATTCGCGGGTATCACAAAAACTTTCACAGGACTGTCGCTTTGACTGATGCAGGCTTCCACTCCCCGCACCTCCGCGTTGCGCCGCGCATCGAGCCGTATTCCATATGCCTCAAGTCCTTCACAGACTGCCGCTCTCAGGAAGTCGGCATTTTCCCCGATGCCCGCGGTAAAGACCAGCGCATCCAACCCGCCCATCTGAAAGGCGTAGGCTCCGAGGTAGCTGCGAATACTGTAGACCAGGGAATCCATCGCAAGGCGCGCTCGTGCATGTCCGTTCGAAGCGTGTTCCCAGATGTCCCGCACATCATTGCTCACCCCCGAAAGTCCCAGCAGTCCCGACTCCCGGGTCAGCTGGAGTTCCACTTCTTCCATGCTCAGCCCCAGCGTCTTCATCACATAAGTGGCCGCCATGGAGTCCAGTTCGCCCACTCGGTTATTCTGCGGCAATCCACTCTGGGGACTCAGTCCCATACTCGTGTCGATCGCACAGCCATTGAGAATTCCCGTGACCGAGCTGCTTCCGCCCAAGTGACAGGAAACAACCCGTAGTGGCGAGTCCGCCACTGGTGCAAGTTCACCATGATACAGATTCTGCACGCGCTGTGCCACATCGTCACGCCCCATCAGTTGTGCAGAACGTTCGGCAATATACTTGTGGCTCGCTCCATGAAATCCATGACGCCGCACGCCAATCGCCTCCCAACTCTCCGGTACCGCGTAGTGCCGACTCGCAGGAATGGCCCACTGATAAAATGCGGTTTCATACAATGCTACCAGTCGCGCGCGGGGCAGCGCCCTGGCAAATTGCTCAATCCCGTTGGCATAGGCCGGATTGTGCGCTGGTGCAAGCGGTGCTGATTTGCGCAGGTCTGCAATCACATGCGCATCAGCAGCCACACAACCCGTGACCTCAAAACCGAGCACCGTCTTAAATCCCACCGCATCAATGGCCTCCGGTCCCGTCAAGTGCCCTTCGGATTGCATCTGTGCAAGCGCATCCCGAATGCACACCGCATAGTCGGCCACCCGCTCGTACCCACCCTTGGTGAGCAGCTTGAGCGCGTCCGTATTCCCTTCAAACAAGCGATATTTGAAGGAGGTCGAACCGAGGTTTGCAACCAGGATGTGCATGGATGAAATACGTGTGTACGAGCGACAGGCAGAGGGGTATTTTCCCAGTTGATGCCTTATCCAATGAAGCTGCCGAGCTTTCCGAGATCGTCATGCGGACGCGCAATGACCTGCACAGCGACGATTTCTCCGACACGACTGCCTGCCTCCGCTCCCGCATCAACAGCTGCTTTCACCGATGCAAC
Above is a genomic segment from Puniceicoccaceae bacterium containing:
- a CDS encoding EutN/CcmL family microcompartment protein, with the protein product MFVAKVIGQVVATKKESSLQGRRLVMLRPLLVDPADPAKFRDGANTIVAVDTMGAGTGEVVLFVQGSSARQVTGLKGVPVDASVVGIVDSVKVLGKSTYQSSSSNG
- a CDS encoding BMC domain-containing protein; protein product: MQQAIGLLETKGMSALIIGTDAMLKAADVEVVGPMKNVGSAMVSVTVSGNVAAVKAAIDAGVEAAQAIGEVLSAHVIARPSDGIATVLPKASAARKPAAK
- a CDS encoding acetate kinase yields the protein MHILVANLGSTSFKYRLFEGNTDALKLLTKGGYERVADYAVCIRDALAQMQSEGHLTGPEAIDAVGFKTVLGFEVTGCVAADAHVIADLRKSAPLAPAHNPAYANGIEQFARALPRARLVALYETAFYQWAIPASRHYAVPESWEAIGVRRHGFHGASHKYIAERSAQLMGRDDVAQRVQNLYHGELAPVADSPLRVVSCHLGGSSSVTGILNGCAIDTSMGLSPQSGLPQNNRVGELDSMAATYVMKTLGLSMEEVELQLTRESGLLGLSGVSNDVRDIWEHASNGHARARLAMDSLVYSIRSYLGAYAFQMGGLDALVFTAGIGENADFLRAAVCEGLEAYGIRLDARRNAEVRGVEACISQSDSPVKVFVIPANEELVVARETARFLGSNPPKPA